The genome window ATCAGCACTTCGAACGCTTCGCCCGGCATGAAGTAATTGACCACCACGCAGGCGCCCGTGGCCAGGGCGGACACGCCCAGCGCCGCCAGCGGCACGCCGCGGCGGTTCAGGTGCAGCAGCGCGCGCGGCGCATTGCCCTGCTTGGCCAGGCCGAACAGCATGCGCGTGTTGCAGTACACGCCGCTGTTGTAGACGGAGAGTGCCGCCGTCAGTACCACCACGTTCAGTGCCGTGGCCACCAGGTTGCTGTCGAGCGCATGGAAGATCAGCACGAACGGGCTGCCGCCGGTGACGACGTTTTGCCATGGGTACAGGGACAGCAGAATGCCCAGCGCGCCGATGTAAAAGATCAGGATGCGGTAGATGGCCTGGTTGGTGGCGCGCGGAATCGTCGTGCTCGGGTCGTCCGCCTCGGCCGCCGTGATGCCCACCAGTTCCAGGCCGCCGAACGAGAACATGATGACGGCCATGGCCATCACCAGGCCCTGCCAGCCATTCGGGAAGAAGCCGCCGTGCTGCCACAGGTTGGCCACCGACGCTTGCGGACCGGCGTCGCCGGACGCGAGCAGATAGGCGCCGAAGACGATCATGCCGATGATGGCGACCACCTTGATGATGGCGAACCAGAATTCCATCTCGCCAAACGCCTTGACGTTCAACAAGCTGATGGCGTTGATGGCGCAAAAGAAGATCAGCGCCGAGACCCACGTGGGCACGCCCGGCCACCAGTACTGCACATAGATGCCGACGGCCGTCAGTTCGGCCATGCTGACGAGTACATACAGTACCCAGTAATTCCAGCCCGACAGGAAGCCGGGCAGGTGGCCGCAGTATTTGTCGGCGAAATAGCTGAAGGAGCCGGCGACGGGTTCGTCGACCACCATCTCGCCCAGCTGGCGCATGATCAGGAAGGCGATGACGCCGGCGATGCCATAGCCGAGCAGCACGGAAGGGCCGGCCATCTTGATGGTTTGCGCGATGCCCAGAAACAGGCCGGTGCCGATGGCGCCGCCCAGGGCGATGAGCTGGATGTGGCGGCTTTTCAGGCCGCGCTTGAGCTCTTGTGGTTCGGTATTCCCGACTGCCGTCATATGTTTTATCCTGTTTTTACGGGGCTGAGGTCGCTGATTCTAAAGCATGGGCGCGCAAAGCAGGAGCGAAATGCATGTTGCACTGCGGAGGCGCAAGAAAAGCCCCGCATCTTCGCCGAACGGCGCGCAAAACCGCTGCAGGCTGCGCTGGCGGCGCGGTATCATGATGACAAATTTCAAGGAGCGTGTATGCAGCTTGCGCAACGCAGCCGTTTGCAAGGCATCAGCCTGGGCTTTTTGGCCGGCTATGTCGATACCCTGGGCTTTGTCGCCCTGTTCGGCCTGTTCACGGCCCATGTGACGGGCAACTTCGTGCTGATCGGCGCGGCGCTGGCCAATGCCACGCACGCCTCGATCGCCCTCAAGCTGCTGGCGTTCCCCGCGTTTATCCTGGGCGTGGCGGCGGCGCGGCTGTTGACGGTGGCGGCCGAGCGCCGCGGCGGACCGGCGCTGCGCCTGGCGCTGCTGCTGGAGCTGGCGCTGCTGCTCGGTTTCATGGTGTCTGGCGTGCTGGCCGAGCCGCTGGCGGCGGAGCCGGGCGCGCTGGCGATGGCGGCCGGTCTGTTCGGCGCGGCCGCCATGGGCGCGCACAGCGCCATCAGCCGCTTGCTGCTGGCGCACCTGGCGCCCACGTCCATGATGACGGGCAATGTGACGCAATTGGTGATCGACACGGTCGACGTGCTGCGCGGCGCGGCCGATGGCGCCACGCGCGAACGCTGCGTGAAATGCTTCTGGCCCTTGCTGGGCTTTGCCGTGGGCGCCATCCTGGCCGCCTTTGCCTACCTGGCCGTGGGTTTCGCCGCGCTGGCCGTGCCGCTGGGCATTTTGCTGGTGCTGATCGCGCTGGAGCCGGCGCGCTTGCCAGCTTAATCCTGCGCGCTCTGGCGCGCCGCGACGATGGCTGGTTCGTACACGGCCAGGAACTCGGGCGGCAGGCGGCGCGCGCGGCCGCTGCTCAATTCGATGCAGATCAATTCCCAGCGTCCGCGCACGACGGTGGCGCCGTCGCTGTCGCGGATCAGCTGGAAACGCCGTTCCATGCTGGAGCGGCCGTCGCTGGCGCACAGCCAGGTGGCCAGGGTCAGCGCTTCGCCGGCCCGCGTCGGCAGCAGGTAGTCGTATTCGCCGCGGCGGATCGCCATGGCCCGGTCCAGGCGCCGGTAATCGTCGAGGTCCAGCCCCAGGACGGCCGAGTGGTGCCAGGCGATATGCTCGCACCAGCGCACATACACGGCGTTGTTCGTATGCTGCAAGCCATCGATGTCGCCCGCTTCGGGCGTGACGGGCAGGGTGTGGGCGTGCGGATAATCCCAGTTCAAGTGCGCTCCTTTCAATACGGTGGCGGCTGATTGTACGTGCTGGCGGTGTTTCCTGCCTGCGGCGCACGCCTGGAAAAACGCTGTTTTATGTGTTGATGTATGATGCATCATAATTTCAAAAGATCAAAAATACGCATGAACCACCAATTGGACAGTCTGCAGCACGTCAACCTGGGCAAATCCGTCTATGCGATGCTGCGCGACGCGCTGGCGGCGGGGCGCTTCCAGCCGAATGACCGGCTGCGCATCCGCGAGCTGGCGCTGCAGCTGGGCACCAGCGTCACGCCCGTGCGCGACGCCATGCTGCAGC of Janthinobacterium sp. PAMC25594 contains these proteins:
- a CDS encoding YoaK family protein, encoding MQLAQRSRLQGISLGFLAGYVDTLGFVALFGLFTAHVTGNFVLIGAALANATHASIALKLLAFPAFILGVAAARLLTVAAERRGGPALRLALLLELALLLGFMVSGVLAEPLAAEPGALAMAAGLFGAAAMGAHSAISRLLLAHLAPTSMMTGNVTQLVIDTVDVLRGAADGATRERCVKCFWPLLGFAVGAILAAFAYLAVGFAALAVPLGILLVLIALEPARLPA
- a CDS encoding amino acid permease, whose product is MTAVGNTEPQELKRGLKSRHIQLIALGGAIGTGLFLGIAQTIKMAGPSVLLGYGIAGVIAFLIMRQLGEMVVDEPVAGSFSYFADKYCGHLPGFLSGWNYWVLYVLVSMAELTAVGIYVQYWWPGVPTWVSALIFFCAINAISLLNVKAFGEMEFWFAIIKVVAIIGMIVFGAYLLASGDAGPQASVANLWQHGGFFPNGWQGLVMAMAVIMFSFGGLELVGITAAEADDPSTTIPRATNQAIYRILIFYIGALGILLSLYPWQNVVTGGSPFVLIFHALDSNLVATALNVVVLTAALSVYNSGVYCNTRMLFGLAKQGNAPRALLHLNRRGVPLAALGVSALATGACVVVNYFMPGEAFEVLMGLVVSALIINWAMISWIHLRFRAQKKAEGKTTLFQSLGYPFTNYLCLVFLAGILVIMYLTPGLRISVYLIPVWLAALGVGYWIKQSKAKA
- a CDS encoding thioesterase family protein, producing MNWDYPHAHTLPVTPEAGDIDGLQHTNNAVYVRWCEHIAWHHSAVLGLDLDDYRRLDRAMAIRRGEYDYLLPTRAGEALTLATWLCASDGRSSMERRFQLIRDSDGATVVRGRWELICIELSSGRARRLPPEFLAVYEPAIVAARQSAQD